One genomic segment of Coffea arabica cultivar ET-39 chromosome 6e, Coffea Arabica ET-39 HiFi, whole genome shotgun sequence includes these proteins:
- the LOC113697064 gene encoding protein PSK SIMULATOR 1, whose amino-acid sequence MGGETRAELLFRSLWKHSQKSPVGGPEKGVIGILSFEVASLMSKLVNIWQCLEDRQIMRLRREISTSPGIQMFISEDDDYLMDLAHLEVMENVGCVARAVVLLGKRCTDPTYHHLKQVFDDPVEIGLNWCGWEYRLKKMERKVKKMERFVAVTSQLQQELDVLAEHEQTLKRMRANPESSQVKLLEFQQKVMCQRQEVKNLREMSPWVRTYDYTVRLLLRSIFTVVARIKFVCGINQWGAVEKIYGSIQISKIRLVRSNSISDSTQYAVHLSENNLFGINSRELGRSCSNLGMAGEKDRSNSRKLNAWHNRSIFGGKKQQKKTIRFAHIGPFHGCMTGSDSPALKNFMASSSNILRSDCASHEGIEMVKNSKIWPVSHCSINFKHKQLNVPPSTLGYAALALHYANIIILIERLVSSPHLISMDARDDLYNMLPTSIRTSLRAKLKVFTKSSASSVYDAVLAAEWRSTLSRILDWLSQLAHNTIKWYSERNFEKQDMTSGTNVLLVQTLYFADQAKTEATIAELLMGLNYLSRFYKQLHEQPFLDSSCKRACDVYVFDTKYFPKHDQSHNVDVAQTS is encoded by the coding sequence ATGGGGGGTGAGACCAGGGCGGAGCTGTTGTTTCGTAGTTTGTGGAAACATTCGCAAAAAAGCCCGGTAGGTGGTCCAGAAAAGGGTGTGATTGGGATCTTATCATTTGAAGTTGCAAGCCTGATGTCTAAATTGGTCAATATATGGCAGTGTCTAGAGGATAGACAGATTATGAGACTGCGACGAGAAATTTCAACCTCACCGGGTATTCAAATGTTCATCTCAGAAGACGATGATTATCTGATGGATCTTGCTCACTTGGAGGTCATGGAAAATGTGGGATGTGTGGCAAGGGCTGTGGTTTTGCTTGGAAAGAGATGTACAGACCCTACCTATCACCATCTTAAACAAGTGTTTGATGACCCTGTTGAGATTGGTCTTAATTGGTGTGGATGGGAGTATAGGCTCAAGAAGATGGAGAGGAAGGTGAAGAAGATGGAAAGATTTGTTGCGGTCACTTCACAGCTGCAGCAAGAACTCGATGTGCTGGCAGAGCACGAGCAAACCTTGAAGCGGATGCGGGCTAATCCGGAATCAAGCCAAGTGAAATTGCTCGAATTTCAGCAGAAGGTTATGTGTCAACGTCAGGAAGTGAAGAATCTCCGCGAGATGTCACCCTGGGTTCGTACATATGACTACACTGTCAGGCTTTTGCTTAGATCCATTTTTACAGTTGTTGCCAGGATCAAATTTGTGTGTGGGATTAACCAGTGGGGAGCTGTTGAGAAAATTTATGGTTCTATACAAATTAGTAAGATACGTCTTGTTCGGAGCAATTCCATATCTGACTCAACGCAATATGCTGTTCATTTATCTGAGAATAATTTGTTTGGGATCAATTCACGTGAGTTAGGGAGATCTTGTTCAAATTTGGGCATGGCCGGTGAGAAGGACAGATCAAACTCCAGAAAATTGAATGCCTGGCACAATAGATCTATTTTTGGTGGAAAGAAGCAGCAGAAAAAAACCATACGATTTGCTCACATTGGCCCTTTTCACGGATGCATGACTGGAAGTGATTCACCTGCTCTAAAAAATTTTATGGCTTCCAGCAGCAACATTTTAAGGTCAGATTGTGCATCCCATGAAGGCATTGAAATGGTGAAAAACTCCAAGATTTGGCCTGTATCACACTGTAGCATAAACTTCAAGCATAAACAGTTGAATGTACCCCCATCTACTCTTGGTTATGCTGCTTTGGCTCTCCATTATGCAAATATCATCATATTGATAGAGAGGCTAGTATCATCACCTCACCTGATCAGCATGGATGCTAGAGATGACCTATACAACATGTTGCCTACAAGCATTAGAACCTCTTTGAGAGCAAAGTTAAAAGTGTTCACCAAAAGTTCTGCTTCATCTGTTTATGATGCTGTCCTTGCAGCAGAGTGGAGATCAACGTTGTCAAGGATATTGGATTGGCTGTCTCAACTCGCTCACAACACAATAAAATGGTATTCTGAGCGGAACTTTGAGAAGCAGGACATGACTTCTGGGACAAATGTGCTTTTAGTCCAGACCCTTTACTTTGCAGATCAAGCCAAGACAGAAGCGACAATTGCAGAACTTCTCATGGGCTTAAATTACCTTTCAAGGTTCTATAAGCAACTACATGAACAACCTTTCCTGGATTCTTCATGCAAAAGGGCTTGTGATGTTTATGTATTTGACACAAAATACTTCCCAAAGCATGATCAATCACACAACGTAGATGTAGCTCAAACCTCTTGA
- the LOC113697437 gene encoding AT-hook motif nuclear-localized protein 7, producing MDLEEKESTESGSPGKTESSPPVSGGGEGMVLPVVMNMAVTMSMENSLGVSAATMEGGGGGGGSAEPGGGVVVGSGGVSSRSGDLGLLSGSRGKKKRGRPRKYDSEGNLRLPYMATPTNPPGFTLTSPTSPPHFSSSSSKRGRGRPPGSGNWQLLASLGELFASTAGGDFTPHVVNVYTGEDVAGKILSFAQKGPRGLCVLSANGTVSNVTIRQPGSSGGILTYEGRFEILTLTGSFTISENGGIKSRSGGLSVSLAGPDGRVIGGGVAGLLLAASPTQIVVGSFMPNGYKTHRRKHNSEPRTATAVHGALDAVMSAKPVSQAPPESNILHAPTFNLSVETNGELENSTSNADNPNSTSTDNADWNVSDPTPDQRSTPDINVSVTFEHQ from the exons ATGGACTtggaagaaaaagagagcaCTGAATCCGGGTCACCCGGGAAAACTGAGTCATCCCCGCCGGTGAGCGGTGGTGGCGAAGGGATGGTGTTGCCAGTGGTGATGAACATGGCCGTGACCATGAGCATGGAGAACAGCCTTGGTGTGAGTGCAGCCACCatggaaggaggaggaggaggaggaggtagTGCTGAACCTGGTGGTGGGGTGGTGGTGGGGAGTGGTGGTGTGAGTAGCAGGAGTGGTGATCTGGGGTTGCTCAGTGGGTCCAGGggtaaaaagaaaagaggaaggcCAAGGAAGTATGACTCGGAAGGAAACTTGCGACTTCCATATATGGCTACGCCTACAAACCCACCTGGCTTTACTTTGACATCACCAACTTCTCCTCCTCacttttcctcttcttcatcGAAAAGGGGCCGTGGTAGGCCTCCTGGTTCTGGCAACTGGCAACTTCTTGCTTCTTTGg GTGAACTCTTTGCAAGCACAGCAGGTGGGGATTTTACACCTCATGTGGTGAATGTCTATACAGGAGAG GATGTTGCAGGAAAGATCCTTTCATTTGCACAAAAGGGACCCCGGGGTTTATGCGTTCTTTCTGCAAATGGGACTGTTTCCAATGTTACAATTCGCCAGCCTGGTTCTTCTGGGGGTATCTTGACATACGAG GGCCGCTTTGAGATTTTGACGTTAACCGGatcattcacaatttcagaaAATGGAGGCATCAAAAGCCGATCAGGTGGATTAAGTGTTTCACTAGCTGGTCCTGATGGGCGCGTGATTGGTGGTGGAGTCGCTGGTTTGCTTTTGGCTGCCAGCCCAACCCAA ATTGTGGTTGGAAGCTTCATGCCTAATGGTTATAAAACGCATAGAAGGAAGCACAATtctgaacccagaacagcaactgCTGTGCATGGTGCTTTGGATGCTGTAATGTCAGCTAAACCAGTATCTCAAGCACCACCGGAGAGCAACATTTTGCATGCCCCAACATTTAACTTGTCAGTAGAAACTAATGGGGAACTGGAGAACAGCACAAGCAATGCGGATAATCCAAATTCGACCTCCACTGACAATGCTGATTGGAATGTTTCAGATCCCACACCAGATCAGAGGTCAACTCCTGATATAAATGTGTCTGTGACATTTGAGCACCAATGA
- the LOC113694614 gene encoding iridoid oxidase produces the protein MESRTLKSLLVNPVGVAVSSGLLLVVLFAFSLIKRTFGSPDKRRPPGPPGWPIFGNMFDLGELPHQTMYRWKNKYGPVMWLQLGSINTMVVQNATAAAELFKKHDVPFADRKVPDTLTAFDFNQGTLGMNTFGGHWRVLRRLCSTEFLVNKRMNETTDLRNRLERNMVAWIEDEHRTSKAQGGDGNVQLSRLLFLLAFNLMGNLMLSKDLLDNRNPESREFFESMNEILSLAGTPNISDFLPFLKKLDPLGMKRRMIAHMTRTFRISSRFVQERLDNRKAGKFNEKKDFLDVLLEYQGDGKDGPATFSEKHINDVIMEMFFAGSETTSISIEWGFTELLRHPHAFQKLREEIDRVVGVDRLVQESDMENLPYLQAVVKETFRLHPALPLLLPRNTMEDTKYLGYLIPKRTQVFVNAWAIGRDPAYWDDPLTFKPERFLNSSVEYKGQHFELIPFGSGRRICVGFPLAHRVVHLTLSTLVQAFDWDLGAGVKPEDIDIDEKLGLTLRKKNPLKLIPKKRLRV, from the exons ATGGAGTCCCGGACTCTGAAGTCACTACTAGTAAATCCGGTGGGCGTTGCCGTCTCCAGTGGTCTTCTTCTCGTGGTGCTCTTCGCCTTTAGCTTAATCAAACGGACGTTCGGTAGTCCTGATAAGAGGAGGCCACCAGGTCCACCGGGATGGCCAATTTTCGGAAACATGTTCGACCTTGGGGAGCTGCCGCACCAAACGATGTACAGGTGGAAAAACAAGTACGGACCCGTGATGTGGCTGCAGCTGGGATCGATCAACACCATGGTCGTCCAAAATGCTACAGCCGCAGCCGAACTATTCAAGAAGCACGACGTCCCATTTGCTGACCGCAAGGTGCCCGATACCCTCACGGCCTTCGACTTCAACCAAGGCACCTTGGGGATGAACACCTTTGGCGGGCACTGGCGGGTGCTCAGACGCCTCTGCTCCACCGAGTTTCTGGTGAACAAGAGGATGAACGAGACCACTGACCTGAGGAACAGACTCGAGAGAAACATGGTAGCCTGGATTGAGGACGAGCATAGGACCTCCAAGGCTCAGGGGGGAGACGGCAACGTGCAGCTCAGCCGCTTGCTTTTTCTCTTGGCGTTCAACCTGATGGGCAACCTCATGCTGTCCAAGGATTTGTTGGACAACAGAAATCCCGAAAGTCGGGAGTTTTTTGAATCCATGAACGAGATCCTGTCCTTGGCCGGGACTCCTAACATTTCAGATTTTCTACCATTCTTGAAAAAGCTTGACCCATTGGGGATGAAGCGGAGAATGATAGCCCACATGACAAGAACCTTCAGGATTTCTTCCAGATTTGTCCAGGAAAGGCTTGACAACAGAAAAGCCGGCAAGTTCAACGAGAAGAAAGACTTCTTGGATGTCCTGTTGGAGTACCAGGGGGATGGTAAAGATGGTCCTGCTACATTCTCGGAGAAGCATATCAACGATGTTATCATG GAAATGTTTTTTGCGGGTTCAGAAACTACAAGCATCAGCATAGAATGGGGATTCACAGAGTTGCTTCGCCACCCTCACGCGTTCCAAAAGCTCAGGGAGGAGATTGATAGAGTTGTGGGAGTAGACAGATTGGTGCAGGAGAGTGACATGGAGAACCTGCCGTATTTGCAGGCCGTCGTGAAAGAAACCTTCAGACTGCACCCTGCACTGCCTCTGCTCCTACCAAGAAATACCATGGAAGACACCAAGTACCTGGGATATCTGATTCCCAAACGCACGCAAGTCTTCGTGAACGCTTGGGCAATAGGAAGGGATCCAGCATACTGGGATGACCCCTTGACCTTCAAGCCTGAGAGGTTCCTGAATTCCAGTGTTGAATACAAAGGGCAGCATTTTGAGCTGATACCGTTTGGATCTGGAAGGAGAATCTGCGTCGGTTTTCCTTTGGCCCACCGCGTGGTTCACCTCACTTTGTCCACTTTGGTGCAAGCCTTTGACTGGGATCTGGGAGCTGGTGTCAAACCTGAAGACATTGACATAGACGAGAAGCTGGGATTGACGCTGAGGAAGAAGAATCCTCTCAAACTAATTCCAAAGAAGCGTCTCCGCGTTTGA